In the Aeromicrobium fastidiosum genome, GAGCACGTCCGGGCCGCGATCGACGCCTGGGACACCCCCGACCCGTGACCCGCGAACTTCTCACAGTGCGGTGACCCCGACCGTGCGCGAAGTGTTACGCGTCGCTGACGCCGCGACACATCCGCTCGAAACACGCGCTCCCTAGGTTCGGTGACACGAGATCCGGCGACCGCCGGGTCACCGACCACGGAGCGTTCCATGACCAGTGCCGTCACCAGCCCTCCTGACCACGCGCCGGCCCCGCCGGTCCCATCCGCGCGCCGTACCGGGCGCTGGATCGACGAGTGGGATCCCGAGAACCCCGCGCAGTGGGACGCCGGCGGCAAGCAGATCGCCCGTCGCAACCTGATCTGGTCGATCTTCGGCGAGCACCTGGGCTTCTCGGTCTGGCTGCTGTGGAGCGCGGCGGCGGCGCTGCTGGCCAAGGTCGGCTTCGCGTTCACCCCGCTTCAGCTGTTCTGGCTCATCGCGGTGCCCAACCTGGTCGGCTCGCTGCTGCGCCTGCCCTACACGTTCGCCGTCCCGAAGTTCGGCGGCCGCAACTTCGCGGTGTTCAGCGCGCTCATGCTGGTCGTGCCGACGCTGCTGTTCGCCTGGTTCGTGCAGCGTCCCGACACCCCGTACTGGGTCTTCATCGTCATCGCCGCCACCGCAGGCGTCGGTGGAGGCAACTTCGCCTCGTCGATGGCCAGCATCAACTTCTTCTTCCCGGCCCGGCTCAAGGGCACGGCGCTGGGGCTCAACGCCGCGGGCGGCAACCTGGGCGTCGCGGTCATCCAGTTCTTCCTGCCGATCATCGTCGGGGGTGCCGGGGCGTTCGGCCTGGTCAAGGCCAGCCAGAGCGGCATCATGCTCGAGCGGGTCGGCTACCTGTACGCCGCGCTGGCGGTCGTCGCGGCGCTGACGGCCTACTTCTTCATGAACAATCTCTCGGCGGCGTACTCCAAGCCCCGTGAGCAGCTCGCGGTCGTCAAGTACCAGCACACCTGGGTCATGTCGTTCCTGTACATCGGCACGTTCGGCTCGTTCATCGGCTACTCGGCCGCGATGCCGCTGCTCATCAAGATCAACTTCTTCAACCAGCCGGTCCCGACGATCCCCGGCATCGGCATCAACTTCGCGTTCTACGGCTTCCTCGGCGCGCTCGTGGGATCGCTGACCCGGCCGTTCGGCGGCTGGCTGGCCGACCGCTTCGGCGGCGCCCGCGTGACGCTCTGTGCCTTCATCGGGATGATCGCCGGGACGGTGCT is a window encoding:
- a CDS encoding MFS transporter — encoded protein: MTSAVTSPPDHAPAPPVPSARRTGRWIDEWDPENPAQWDAGGKQIARRNLIWSIFGEHLGFSVWLLWSAAAALLAKVGFAFTPLQLFWLIAVPNLVGSLLRLPYTFAVPKFGGRNFAVFSALMLVVPTLLFAWFVQRPDTPYWVFIVIAATAGVGGGNFASSMASINFFFPARLKGTALGLNAAGGNLGVAVIQFFLPIIVGGAGAFGLVKASQSGIMLERVGYLYAALAVVAALTAYFFMNNLSAAYSKPREQLAVVKYQHTWVMSFLYIGTFGSFIGYSAAMPLLIKINFFNQPVPTIPGIGINFAFYGFLGALVGSLTRPFGGWLADRFGGARVTLCAFIGMIAGTVLVMVALAQLDAVPKPPAGAPAPDPATFQYSDAVRAAVDHNSDIFPWFLAAFLVVFAATGIGNGSTYRMIPLIWKAYATQAGPDGTPARVAAERRSTKEASAVIGIAGAIGALGGFLIPITFSAPWIADPVDAVKSAFVVFTAFYVICLAVTWAFYLRPRSVMAKAGV